In Paenibacillus hexagrammi, the following are encoded in one genomic region:
- a CDS encoding carbohydrate ABC transporter permease: MNKKTTVNRWSTASLPYLFITPALLMIASFLFYPIANVFYYSFQTYNMSKPYYNGFAGLQNFVKVFTDDPMFYSSLWISVKWVFVQVCLQLVFGLLVALLLNQSFRVRWLFRTAAFLPWAISGVIASLIWSNMLNENIGIINHLLMAAGLIHNKIAWTANVHTVFGSVVIAEFWRGLPFFSITLLASLQTIPGELYESAKVDGAGRWKSFTHVTLPYLKNTIILTTLLRTAWEFNNIDLIFNLTGGGPAHATTTLTLYVAQLAVKSGDFGYGSAITVVTFCLLLIFSVVYLKISRFGKDDSQ, encoded by the coding sequence ATGAACAAAAAAACCACAGTCAACAGATGGAGTACCGCCAGTTTACCTTATTTATTCATCACTCCCGCACTGCTGATGATCGCCAGCTTTCTGTTCTACCCGATAGCGAACGTTTTTTACTACAGCTTTCAGACCTATAATATGTCCAAGCCGTACTATAACGGATTTGCCGGGTTGCAGAATTTCGTCAAGGTATTCACCGACGATCCGATGTTCTATTCGAGCTTGTGGATCTCAGTCAAATGGGTGTTCGTGCAGGTTTGTCTGCAGCTGGTTTTTGGCCTGCTAGTCGCACTGCTGCTCAATCAATCCTTCAGAGTTCGCTGGTTGTTTAGAACGGCCGCGTTCCTCCCATGGGCCATCTCCGGGGTCATCGCCTCGCTGATTTGGTCGAACATGCTGAACGAAAATATCGGGATCATCAACCACCTTCTGATGGCGGCGGGTTTGATTCATAATAAGATCGCCTGGACGGCTAATGTACATACCGTTTTCGGGTCCGTGGTTATCGCCGAGTTTTGGCGGGGGCTGCCTTTCTTCTCAATCACGCTGCTAGCCTCCTTGCAGACGATACCCGGGGAATTGTACGAATCGGCTAAGGTTGACGGGGCAGGGCGCTGGAAGTCTTTCACCCATGTCACGCTTCCATATCTGAAAAACACGATTATCTTAACAACGCTGCTGCGTACCGCATGGGAGTTCAATAACATCGATCTGATCTTCAACTTGACCGGCGGAGGTCCAGCACATGCAACGACTACGCTGACGCTGTACGTGGCACAATTAGCCGTGAAGAGCGGAGATTTCGGATACGGATCGGCCATTACGGTCGTGACCTTCTGCCTGCTGCTGATATTCTCAGTCGTTTATCTGAAAATATCCCGATTTGGAAAGGATGACAGTCAATGA
- a CDS encoding response regulator codes for MYKVAIIDDDMIIRKGLTHTIPWAELGCRVVGTASNGNKGLELIAAERPQIIITDIRMPFMDGLQMSQIVREQYPESKVIFLTGYGEFEYVQEALKLRVFDYILKPVDSKHLCEKITEIKRELEKEYTLQRQIKEGLPYLRGTYLKKLLIGEASAVGTEGERESLGIHLEDSQVAVLIVKIDDYHSGAILTRYKEKELYHFCMLNICEELLRQYFHGYIYFENDDRMVMFINHDVPKSELQAKVGSFAEKLRTTIELYLKSTVTVGQGNVYQGLESLSEAYADADSVLNLRLVRGKNRVLTTHDRLEGSEETVNTTEIRERQDLLVAKAKMGLLEETYEVIFEIEQELVHSGIDSLEQAQFIGVETIAFLFQEMKEWREHYEERISEAYKSIFKAEIIEDIFEVLRGLFGDLIGFMKSKKMNTRKKTVELAVEYMNGRYSDHELTLNEVAKEVFVSATYLSLLFKRELKTNFNKVLLDIRMTKAIELFTQEDYKSFEISEKVGFNNPQYFSVCFKKYTGYSPSEYRKR; via the coding sequence ATGTATAAAGTAGCTATTATTGATGACGACATGATTATCAGAAAGGGGCTAACCCACACCATCCCCTGGGCGGAGCTTGGCTGCAGGGTGGTTGGGACCGCGAGCAATGGAAATAAAGGATTGGAATTAATCGCCGCAGAGAGGCCGCAGATCATCATTACGGATATTCGGATGCCTTTTATGGACGGCTTGCAGATGAGCCAGATCGTACGGGAACAGTATCCCGAATCGAAAGTAATTTTTCTGACAGGGTACGGGGAGTTTGAATACGTTCAGGAAGCGCTGAAGCTGAGGGTATTTGATTATATTTTAAAGCCGGTTGACAGCAAACATCTATGCGAGAAGATTACCGAGATCAAACGGGAATTGGAAAAAGAGTACACGCTGCAGCGGCAAATCAAAGAAGGACTGCCCTACCTGCGGGGAACGTATTTGAAAAAACTGCTTATCGGAGAGGCGTCGGCTGTTGGAACGGAAGGCGAAAGGGAAAGTCTTGGCATCCATCTGGAAGACTCGCAAGTTGCGGTTTTGATCGTTAAGATAGACGATTACCACAGTGGGGCTATCCTTACCCGGTATAAGGAAAAAGAGCTGTACCATTTTTGCATGCTGAACATTTGTGAGGAGCTGCTTCGACAGTATTTTCACGGATATATTTATTTTGAAAACGATGACCGGATGGTTATGTTCATTAATCACGATGTGCCGAAGAGTGAGCTGCAAGCGAAGGTGGGCAGTTTCGCAGAAAAGCTGCGTACAACGATCGAATTATACTTGAAATCCACGGTCACGGTAGGTCAGGGCAATGTGTACCAAGGGCTGGAGAGCTTGTCCGAAGCTTACGCGGATGCCGATTCTGTTTTGAATTTAAGGCTGGTTCGTGGGAAAAACCGCGTACTGACGACGCATGACCGTTTAGAAGGCTCTGAGGAAACTGTGAATACGACGGAAATCAGAGAGAGGCAGGACTTACTGGTAGCTAAGGCCAAAATGGGGCTGCTCGAGGAGACGTACGAGGTTATCTTCGAAATCGAGCAGGAGCTGGTGCATAGCGGAATCGACTCGCTCGAGCAGGCACAGTTTATCGGCGTGGAGACGATAGCCTTTCTTTTTCAGGAAATGAAGGAGTGGCGGGAGCATTACGAGGAACGGATTTCGGAGGCGTATAAGAGCATCTTCAAAGCGGAAATCATTGAGGATATCTTCGAGGTTCTGCGCGGTTTGTTCGGTGATTTGATTGGCTTCATGAAGAGCAAGAAGATGAACACAAGGAAAAAGACAGTGGAGCTGGCTGTCGAATATATGAACGGGCGTTATTCCGATCATGAATTGACGCTGAACGAAGTGGCCAAAGAGGTCTTTGTAAGCGCGACTTATTTGAGTCTGCTGTTCAAGAGGGAGCTCAAAACGAACTTTAATAAAGTGCTCCTCGACATCCGTATGACGAAGGCCATTGAGCTATTTACTCAAGAGGACTATAAAAGCTTTGAAATCTCAGAGAAGGTTGGGTTCAACAATCCCCAGTACTTTAGTGTTTGTTTCAAGAAATACACGGGCTATTCGCCGTCTGAATACAGAAAACGATGA
- a CDS encoding sensor histidine kinase has protein sequence MNFKSVEPNEQLDDKVIDYLTHTSESSGTFSFIKPHGKRVFVVFDTLKVNQWKVVAVYPESDLLNKLSSTKYLFLAITLLVILIAVLLSNLLAKVLTKPLATLTRKVYKVESGNLDVDFDVDVHNEIGVLNRSIGRLVKSVSRLLEEIKVEQEHKRVAEFDAMQAQIKPHFLYNTLFAIKQLVDLKDNEAASDMVLALSNFYRTSLSSGQEVITVEEEIDLIRNYFVILSMRYGDSFHYEISIDPEIAPSKVIKLILQPVVENAIYHGVKETEDWSLIQITGYRDLQDIVFEISDDGAGIPADKLAEIKAKLNKTDIVKGRHGFGMFNVHNRLQTHYGSRYGLDIESEWGKGTVVRIRVPIVL, from the coding sequence ATGAACTTCAAATCTGTTGAACCGAATGAGCAGCTGGATGACAAGGTTATTGATTATCTAACTCATACCTCGGAGTCCTCGGGGACCTTTAGCTTCATTAAACCGCATGGTAAAAGAGTGTTTGTGGTCTTCGATACTCTGAAAGTGAATCAGTGGAAGGTTGTGGCGGTTTATCCGGAGAGCGATCTGCTAAATAAGCTGAGCAGCACGAAGTACTTGTTTCTGGCCATTACGCTGCTTGTCATTCTGATTGCGGTACTACTCTCCAACCTGCTGGCTAAGGTGCTGACGAAGCCGCTAGCTACTCTCACGCGGAAGGTCTATAAAGTTGAAAGCGGAAATCTGGATGTGGATTTTGATGTGGATGTGCATAACGAGATCGGCGTGCTAAACCGCAGTATCGGTCGTCTAGTGAAAAGTGTAAGCCGATTGCTCGAAGAAATTAAAGTGGAGCAGGAGCACAAGCGTGTGGCCGAATTTGATGCCATGCAGGCCCAAATCAAGCCGCATTTTTTGTACAATACACTGTTTGCCATTAAACAGCTGGTGGACCTCAAGGATAATGAGGCTGCTAGCGACATGGTACTGGCGCTGTCCAACTTCTACCGGACGAGTCTGAGCAGCGGGCAAGAGGTTATTACGGTGGAGGAAGAGATTGATCTCATTCGAAATTACTTTGTGATATTGAGTATGCGTTACGGTGATTCCTTCCACTATGAAATTTCAATTGACCCGGAGATCGCACCAAGCAAAGTAATCAAGCTGATCCTGCAGCCGGTCGTGGAGAACGCGATCTATCATGGTGTCAAGGAAACCGAAGATTGGAGCTTGATCCAAATTACAGGGTATCGGGATCTGCAAGATATTGTGTTTGAGATCTCGGATGACGGAGCGGGCATTCCTGCGGACAAACTGGCTGAGATCAAAGCGAAGCTGAATAAAACGGATATCGTGAAGGGAAGGCATGGTTTCGGTATGTTTAACGTTCACAATCGTCTGCAGACCCATTATGGAAGCAGATATGGCCTAGACATCGAGAGTGAATGGGGAAAAGGAACCGTCGTGCGAATTCGAGTTCCGATAGTCCTGTAG
- a CDS encoding cache domain-containing protein translates to MPTLFHGVLQKIKNRWMNTMFPLKSMIIYLFIPSIMMIVIIMGYFSYLISVRQVQSSASVNIMDTVTQTRDYLDNRLSDVFQQLVILAEESNTNAIVNQLGYYSDVETENYLSLNQSVDRIYNTYYSMLDSIFVILNDGKVLVQKKDFNVNNIKFNFNEFYDRYGGRNDGYVWLNLQNNIIADRNPPDDKTVSLQRIIGDKDSLVKGILSFQLRESWFVDILANPQISEHGYLALVGEVES, encoded by the coding sequence ATGCCGACATTATTTCATGGCGTATTGCAAAAGATCAAAAACAGGTGGATGAACACCATGTTCCCCCTGAAATCCATGATCATCTACTTGTTTATCCCTTCCATTATGATGATTGTGATCATCATGGGGTATTTTTCCTACTTAATCTCGGTTAGGCAAGTCCAGAGCAGTGCCAGTGTGAACATCATGGATACGGTCACGCAGACGAGAGATTATTTGGATAACCGGTTAAGTGATGTGTTTCAACAGTTGGTTATACTGGCGGAAGAATCGAATACAAATGCCATAGTGAACCAGTTAGGCTACTACTCGGACGTAGAGACGGAGAATTATCTAAGTCTAAATCAAAGCGTGGATCGGATTTACAACACCTACTATTCCATGCTGGATTCTATTTTTGTCATTTTGAATGATGGCAAGGTCCTCGTACAGAAGAAAGATTTCAACGTCAATAACATCAAGTTTAATTTTAATGAATTTTATGATCGATACGGCGGCAGGAATGACGGTTATGTATGGTTGAATTTGCAAAATAACATTATAGCAGACCGGAATCCGCCTGACGATAAAACCGTAAGTCTGCAAAGAATAATAGGCGATAAGGATTCTCTGGTAAAAGGGATTCTATCTTTTCAGCTGCGGGAAAGCTGGTTCGTGGACATTCTGGCGAATCCCCAAATCAGTGAACACGGCTATTTAGCGCTGGTGGGGGAGGTGGAGTCATGA